Proteins from a single region of Streptomyces spinoverrucosus:
- a CDS encoding phosphodiester glycosidase family protein, with amino-acid sequence MQFRTARRWLFGGATTAFVVAVTIAASVETEPTARPTDVAAAGKLPLGPAILTETRTSRQIAPGVTHIAIERGQPSANDFWTVTIGLATSETEAAELEGKVRAAGYQPRRDRTAGPDPRGPRDRPLGWMVRVGRYSDQAAADRVRNELAARGLAGGSVQHSGEDGHATTGPWSLDVLVVDPARFRGSLRSELTDGIVPGRETTSSVARRTGALAAVNGGYFVTGGAHTTPGNWVAGTDGDPAGISVIGGSLVSEAVNGRPALVVPGDSGQGTSVRRLRTRITVRAADGATREVTGLNRQSGLIVNCGGAGNATPFSHPAHDYTCGNADELVAVTARFGATAPQGPGYQVTLDAGGRVTALRAGRGGSVPARGTVLQGTGTGAQWLRAHARIGARMSVRSTVVDAEKGTPLPLTAKTSVVNGGPLLLRNGTTVLDPVRDGWSPEDVRGADRAAIYNGWYLRRNPRTAAGVTRDGRVVLLTVDGRHPGHSAGLSITETAAVMRSLGAVNALNLDGGGSTAMVVRNAPQGLPSDPTGERAAADALVVLPESAR; translated from the coding sequence ATGCAGTTCCGAACGGCACGGCGCTGGTTGTTCGGCGGGGCTACGACCGCCTTCGTGGTCGCCGTCACAATCGCCGCGAGCGTGGAGACCGAGCCGACCGCGCGGCCGACCGACGTGGCGGCCGCAGGGAAGCTGCCGCTGGGACCCGCCATCCTGACGGAGACCCGCACCTCCCGGCAGATCGCTCCGGGTGTGACACACATCGCGATCGAGCGCGGCCAGCCGTCGGCGAACGACTTCTGGACCGTCACGATCGGCCTCGCCACGAGCGAGACGGAGGCCGCCGAGCTGGAGGGCAAGGTCCGCGCCGCCGGGTACCAGCCGCGGCGTGACCGCACCGCCGGGCCGGATCCCCGGGGGCCGCGCGACCGGCCGCTCGGCTGGATGGTGCGGGTGGGCCGGTACTCCGACCAGGCCGCCGCCGACCGGGTCAGGAACGAGCTAGCGGCCCGCGGGCTGGCCGGCGGCAGCGTCCAGCACAGCGGCGAGGACGGGCACGCCACGACGGGTCCCTGGTCCCTGGACGTGCTCGTCGTCGACCCTGCGCGGTTCCGCGGCAGTCTGCGGTCGGAGCTGACCGACGGAATCGTGCCGGGCCGCGAGACGACGAGCTCGGTGGCGCGTCGCACCGGCGCCCTCGCCGCGGTCAACGGCGGCTATTTCGTCACCGGTGGCGCTCACACGACTCCCGGCAACTGGGTGGCGGGCACCGACGGCGATCCCGCCGGCATCTCGGTGATCGGCGGCTCCCTCGTCTCGGAGGCCGTGAACGGGCGGCCCGCCCTGGTCGTGCCCGGCGACTCCGGGCAGGGCACCTCGGTACGCCGGCTCAGGACCAGAATCACGGTCCGTGCGGCGGACGGCGCCACCCGCGAGGTGACCGGCCTCAACCGGCAGTCCGGCCTGATCGTGAACTGCGGCGGCGCCGGGAACGCCACCCCCTTCTCCCACCCGGCGCACGACTACACCTGCGGCAACGCCGACGAACTCGTGGCCGTCACCGCCAGGTTCGGCGCCACCGCTCCGCAGGGCCCCGGATACCAGGTCACCCTCGACGCCGGCGGACGGGTGACCGCACTGCGGGCCGGCCGAGGCGGTTCCGTCCCCGCGCGCGGCACCGTGCTCCAGGGCACCGGGACGGGAGCCCAATGGCTGCGGGCCCACGCCCGGATCGGTGCCCGGATGTCGGTGCGCAGCACGGTGGTGGACGCCGAGAAGGGGACCCCGCTGCCGCTCACCGCGAAGACGTCCGTCGTCAACGGGGGTCCGCTGCTGCTGCGCAACGGCACCACGGTCCTCGACCCGGTCCGTGACGGATGGAGCCCCGAGGACGTCCGGGGCGCGGACCGCGCCGCCATCTACAACGGCTGGTACCTGCGCCGAAATCCGCGTACCGCCGCCGGAGTCACCCGGGACGGGCGCGTTGTCCTGCTCACCGTCGACGGCCGCCACCCCGGCCACAGCGCCGGGCTGTCGATCACCGAGACCGCCGCGGTCATGCGCAGCCTGGGCGCGGTGAACGCGCTCAACCTGGACGGCGGCGGCTCCACGGCGATGGTCGTGCGCAACGCGCCACAGGGCCTGCCCAGCGACCCCACCGGCGAACGTGCGGCCGCCGACGCGCTCGTCGTCCTGCCCGAGTCGGCCCGCTAG
- a CDS encoding aldehyde dehydrogenase family protein — protein MAPTLTLKSGTTWADAWQRCLAVAPEAFRDDRVLNHWNATWQADGRALPATTPVDGTPIAGPPRLDRATAQQAVRASLDQHRAWRHLPLDERRARVAATLDALSEHRELLALLLVWEIGKPWRLAQADVDRAIDGVRWYVDGIDPMLAGRAPLDGPVSNIASWNYPMSVLVHAMLVQALAGNAVIAKTPTDGGVACLTLACALAAREGLPVTLVSGSGGELSEALVRAPEIGCVSFVGGRDTGAAVATAVADLGKRHILEQEGLNTWGIWNYSDWDALTAVVPKLFDYGKQRCTAYPRFVVQRALFDEFLSAYLPAVRTLTVGHPLAVEKRDDPYPALDFGPLINAAKAKELNDQVAEAVDRGAVPLHRGKLSDARFLPGQDTSAYVQPVTLLNPPPSSPLHHAEPFGPVDTIVLVDTEAELLAAMNASNGALVATLSTDDRATYERLAPQIRAFKTGHGTPRSRGDREELFGGFGASWRGAFVGGELLVRAVTQGPAGERLPGNFPEYHLMP, from the coding sequence ATGGCACCCACCCTCACCCTGAAATCCGGCACCACCTGGGCCGACGCCTGGCAGCGCTGCCTCGCCGTCGCCCCCGAGGCGTTCCGGGACGACCGCGTCCTCAACCACTGGAACGCCACCTGGCAGGCGGACGGCCGTGCCCTCCCCGCCACCACCCCCGTCGACGGCACCCCCATAGCGGGCCCGCCGCGCCTGGACCGCGCCACCGCCCAGCAGGCCGTCCGCGCCTCACTCGACCAGCACCGCGCCTGGCGGCACCTCCCCCTCGACGAACGCCGCGCCCGGGTCGCCGCCACCCTCGACGCGCTCAGCGAGCACCGCGAACTGCTCGCGCTGCTGCTCGTCTGGGAGATCGGCAAGCCGTGGCGGCTCGCACAGGCGGACGTGGACCGCGCCATCGACGGAGTGCGCTGGTACGTCGACGGCATCGACCCGATGCTCGCCGGGCGGGCCCCGCTGGACGGGCCGGTGTCCAACATCGCGAGCTGGAACTACCCGATGAGCGTGCTCGTTCACGCAATGCTGGTACAGGCACTGGCAGGCAACGCGGTCATCGCCAAGACCCCGACCGACGGCGGTGTCGCCTGTCTGACCCTGGCCTGTGCGCTCGCCGCCCGCGAGGGACTGCCCGTCACCCTCGTCAGCGGCAGCGGAGGCGAGCTGTCCGAGGCGCTGGTACGGGCGCCGGAGATCGGCTGCGTCTCCTTCGTCGGCGGCCGCGACACCGGCGCCGCGGTGGCCACGGCCGTCGCCGACCTCGGCAAGCGGCACATCCTCGAACAGGAAGGACTCAACACCTGGGGCATCTGGAACTACTCGGACTGGGACGCGCTCACGGCGGTCGTGCCCAAGCTCTTCGACTACGGCAAACAGCGCTGCACGGCCTACCCGCGCTTCGTCGTCCAGCGCGCGCTGTTCGACGAGTTCCTGTCGGCGTACCTCCCGGCGGTCCGCACGCTCACGGTCGGCCACCCGCTCGCCGTCGAGAAACGCGACGACCCCTACCCGGCGCTGGACTTCGGCCCGTTGATCAACGCCGCCAAGGCCAAGGAGCTCAACGACCAGGTGGCCGAGGCAGTCGACCGCGGCGCCGTCCCGCTGCACCGCGGCAAGCTGAGCGACGCCCGCTTCCTGCCCGGCCAGGACACCTCGGCGTACGTCCAGCCGGTCACGCTGCTCAACCCGCCGCCGTCCTCCCCGCTGCACCACGCGGAACCCTTCGGCCCGGTCGACACCATCGTCCTGGTCGACACCGAGGCCGAGCTGCTCGCCGCGATGAACGCGTCCAACGGCGCGCTCGTCGCCACGCTCTCCACGGACGACCGGGCGACGTACGAACGGCTCGCCCCGCAGATCCGCGCCTTCAAGACCGGCCACGGCACGCCACGCTCCCGCGGCGACCGCGAGGAGCTCTTCGGCGGGTTCGGCGCGTCCTGGCGGGGTGCGTTCGTCGGCGGCGAGCTGCTGGTGCGGGCGGTGACACAGGGCCCGGCGGGGGAGCGGCTGCCGGGGAACTTCCCGGAGTACCACCTGATGCCGTAG
- the frc gene encoding formyl-CoA transferase: MTAQALEGIRVLDMTHVQSGPSATQLLAWLGADVVKLEAPTGDITRKQLRDLPDVDSLYFTMLNCNKRSITLNTKTERGKELLTELIRRSDVMVENFGPGAIDRMGFTWDRIQEINPRIVYASIKGFGEGPYTNFKAYEVVAQAMGGSMSTTGFEDGPPLATGAQIGDSGTGVHTVAGILAALYQRERTGRGQRVNVAMQHAVLNLCRVKLRDQQRLAHGPLAEYPNEDFGDEVPRSGNASGGGQPGWAVKCAPGGPNDYVYVIVQPVGWQPISELIGRPELADDPEWSTPEARLPKLNKMFQLIEEWSSTLPKWEVLEKLNAHNIPCGPILSTREIIEDASLAANEMVVRVPHPERGEFVTVGSPLKLSDSPVEVTSSPLLGEHNEAVYVGELGLGDEELRLLKSNGVI, from the coding sequence GTGACCGCACAGGCTCTCGAAGGCATCCGCGTCCTGGACATGACCCATGTCCAGTCCGGGCCCTCCGCGACCCAGCTCCTCGCCTGGCTCGGCGCGGACGTCGTCAAGCTGGAGGCGCCGACCGGTGACATCACGCGCAAGCAGTTGCGCGACCTCCCGGACGTCGACTCCCTCTACTTCACGATGCTCAACTGCAACAAGCGGAGCATCACCCTCAACACCAAGACCGAGCGCGGCAAGGAGCTTCTCACCGAGCTGATCCGGCGCTCCGACGTCATGGTCGAGAACTTCGGACCGGGCGCGATCGACCGCATGGGGTTCACCTGGGACCGCATCCAGGAGATCAATCCGCGTATCGTCTATGCCTCCATCAAGGGGTTCGGCGAAGGCCCGTACACCAACTTCAAGGCGTACGAGGTCGTCGCGCAGGCCATGGGCGGGTCGATGTCGACCACCGGTTTCGAGGACGGGCCGCCGCTGGCGACGGGGGCCCAGATCGGGGACTCGGGGACAGGCGTACACACCGTGGCGGGCATCCTCGCCGCTCTGTACCAGCGGGAGCGCACCGGGCGCGGGCAGCGGGTGAACGTGGCCATGCAGCACGCTGTGCTCAACCTCTGCCGGGTGAAGCTGCGCGATCAGCAGCGCCTGGCACACGGCCCGCTCGCTGAATATCCCAACGAGGACTTCGGCGACGAGGTTCCCAGGTCCGGGAACGCGTCCGGCGGCGGCCAGCCCGGCTGGGCGGTCAAGTGCGCGCCGGGCGGCCCGAACGACTACGTGTACGTCATCGTGCAGCCCGTCGGCTGGCAGCCGATCAGCGAGCTCATCGGCCGGCCCGAACTGGCCGACGACCCCGAGTGGTCGACGCCGGAGGCCCGGCTGCCCAAGCTCAACAAGATGTTCCAGCTCATCGAGGAGTGGTCCTCGACCCTGCCCAAGTGGGAGGTGCTGGAGAAGCTCAACGCCCACAACATCCCGTGCGGGCCCATCCTGTCCACCAGGGAGATCATCGAGGACGCCTCGCTGGCCGCCAACGAGATGGTCGTCCGGGTGCCGCACCCCGAGCGCGGCGAGTTCGTCACCGTGGGCAGCCCCCTGAAGCTGTCCGACTCCCCCGTGGAAGTGACCAGTTCACCGCTGCTGGGCGAGCACAACGAAGCGGTCTACGTCGGCGAGCTCGGCCTCGGCGACGAGGAGCTGCGCCTGCTCAAGTCGAACGGAGTGATCTGA
- a CDS encoding thiamine pyrophosphate-binding protein — protein sequence MPDDTQDVISGGHLVAKALKAEGVDRIYTLCGGHIIDIYDGCVDEGIEVVDVRHEQVAAHAADGYARITGKPGCAVVTAGPGTTDAVTGVANAFRAESPMLLIGGQGALTQHKMGSLQDLPHVDMMTPITKFAAAVPDTARAADMVSMAFRECYHGAPGPSFLEIPRDVLDAKVPVDKARVPKPGAYRASTRSAGDPEAIEKLADLLVHAEKPAILLGSQVWTTRGTEAAIELVRTLNIPAYMNGAGRGTLAPGDPHHFQLSRRYAFSNADVIVIVGTPFDFRMGYGKRLSANATVVQIDLDYRTVGKNRDIDLGIVGDAGLVLKSVTEAASGRVNGGASKRKEWLDELRAAEQTALEKRLPQLRSDASPIHPYRLVSEINDFLTEDSIYIGDGGDIVTFSGQVVQPKSPGHWMDPGPLGTLGVGVPFVLAAKQARPDKEVVALFGDGAFSLTGWDFETLVRYNLPFVGIVGNNSSMNQIRYGQAAKYGKERERVGNTLGDVHYDKFAQMLGGYGEEVRDPADIGPALRRARESGKPSLINVWVDPDAYAPGTMNQTMYK from the coding sequence ATGCCCGACGACACCCAGGACGTCATCTCCGGCGGTCACCTCGTCGCCAAGGCCCTCAAGGCCGAGGGGGTAGACCGCATCTACACCCTGTGCGGCGGCCACATCATCGACATCTACGACGGTTGCGTCGACGAGGGCATCGAAGTCGTCGACGTCCGTCACGAACAGGTCGCCGCCCACGCCGCCGACGGTTACGCGCGGATCACCGGCAAGCCCGGCTGCGCGGTCGTCACCGCGGGCCCGGGGACGACCGACGCCGTCACCGGCGTCGCCAACGCCTTCCGCGCGGAGTCCCCGATGCTGCTGATCGGCGGTCAGGGGGCACTCACCCAGCACAAGATGGGGTCCCTGCAGGACCTGCCGCACGTCGACATGATGACGCCGATCACCAAGTTCGCGGCGGCCGTGCCGGACACGGCACGCGCGGCGGACATGGTGTCGATGGCGTTCCGCGAGTGCTACCACGGCGCGCCCGGCCCCTCCTTCCTGGAGATCCCGCGCGACGTCCTCGACGCCAAGGTGCCGGTCGACAAGGCGCGCGTGCCGAAGCCCGGCGCCTACCGCGCCTCGACCCGCTCGGCCGGCGACCCCGAGGCGATCGAGAAGCTCGCCGACCTGCTCGTGCACGCCGAGAAGCCCGCGATCCTGCTGGGCAGCCAGGTGTGGACGACCCGCGGCACCGAGGCGGCCATCGAACTGGTCCGCACACTGAACATCCCGGCGTACATGAACGGCGCCGGCCGCGGCACCCTCGCGCCCGGCGACCCGCACCACTTCCAGCTGTCGCGGCGCTACGCCTTCTCCAACGCCGACGTCATCGTCATCGTCGGCACGCCCTTCGACTTCCGCATGGGCTACGGCAAGCGGCTGTCGGCCAACGCGACCGTCGTGCAGATCGACCTCGACTACCGCACCGTCGGCAAGAACCGCGACATCGACCTCGGCATCGTCGGCGACGCGGGACTCGTGCTGAAGTCGGTGACCGAGGCCGCCTCCGGGCGCGTCAACGGGGGCGCGTCGAAGCGCAAGGAGTGGCTCGACGAGCTGCGCGCCGCCGAGCAGACCGCGCTGGAGAAGCGACTGCCGCAACTGCGCTCGGACGCCTCACCGATCCACCCGTACCGGCTGGTCAGCGAGATCAACGACTTCCTCACCGAGGACTCGATCTACATCGGCGACGGCGGCGACATCGTCACCTTCTCCGGTCAGGTCGTGCAGCCCAAGTCACCGGGTCACTGGATGGACCCGGGCCCGCTGGGCACGCTCGGCGTCGGGGTGCCGTTCGTGCTCGCGGCCAAGCAGGCGCGCCCGGACAAGGAGGTCGTCGCGCTCTTCGGCGACGGCGCGTTCTCGCTCACCGGCTGGGACTTCGAAACCCTCGTCCGCTACAACCTCCCCTTCGTCGGCATCGTCGGCAACAACTCCTCCATGAACCAGATCCGCTACGGCCAGGCCGCCAAGTACGGCAAGGAACGCGAGCGGGTCGGCAACACCCTCGGCGACGTCCACTACGACAAGTTCGCGCAGATGCTGGGCGGTTACGGCGAGGAGGTCCGTGACCCCGCCGACATCGGCCCGGCGCTGCGGCGCGCCCGCGAGTCGGGCAAGCCGTCGCTGATCAACGTCTGGGTCGACCCGGACGCGTACGCCCCCGGAACCATGAACCAGACCATGTACAAGTGA
- the sucC gene encoding ADP-forming succinate--CoA ligase subunit beta: protein MDLYEHQARELFEEHGILVPRAEVTDSPKEAREIARRLGGRVVVKAQVKTGGRGKAGGVKLAADPAAAELTARQILGMDIKGHTVGKVMLAQPVDIETEFYVSYVLDRAAGGFLAIASAEGGMDIEEVAASRPEAVARIPIDPAEGVTSAKAGRIAEAAGLPPQTVDVLVRLWEVLVREDALLVEVNPLVRTAQGQILALDGKVTLDDNARFRQTRWGADSAEHDDPLEAVAAARGLNYVKLDGEVGIIGNGAGLVMSTLDVVAGCGARPANFLDIGGGASAQIMADGLSVILSDPAVKSVFVNVFGGITACDAVADGIVQALDTVRLTKPLVVRLDGNNAARGRAILDERAHPLVQQATTMDGAARTAAELANAA, encoded by the coding sequence ATGGACCTGTACGAACACCAGGCAAGGGAACTCTTCGAGGAACACGGCATCTTGGTGCCGAGGGCCGAGGTCACCGACTCGCCCAAGGAGGCGCGTGAGATAGCCCGCCGGCTCGGCGGTCGTGTCGTCGTCAAGGCGCAGGTCAAGACGGGCGGCCGGGGCAAGGCGGGCGGCGTGAAGCTCGCCGCCGACCCGGCCGCCGCCGAGCTGACGGCACGCCAGATCCTCGGCATGGACATCAAGGGCCACACGGTCGGCAAGGTGATGCTGGCGCAACCCGTCGACATAGAGACCGAGTTCTATGTCTCCTATGTCCTCGACCGCGCGGCCGGCGGCTTTCTCGCGATCGCCTCCGCGGAGGGCGGCATGGACATCGAGGAGGTAGCCGCGAGCAGGCCCGAGGCCGTGGCTCGCATCCCCATCGATCCCGCCGAGGGCGTCACCTCGGCGAAGGCGGGCCGGATCGCCGAGGCGGCCGGACTGCCCCCGCAGACGGTCGACGTGCTGGTACGGCTGTGGGAGGTGCTGGTCCGCGAGGACGCCCTGCTCGTCGAGGTCAACCCGCTGGTGCGCACCGCACAGGGGCAGATCCTCGCTCTCGACGGCAAGGTCACCCTGGACGACAACGCCCGCTTCCGGCAGACGCGTTGGGGCGCAGACAGCGCGGAGCACGACGACCCGCTGGAGGCGGTGGCCGCCGCACGCGGCCTCAACTACGTCAAGCTCGACGGCGAGGTCGGCATCATCGGCAACGGCGCCGGACTCGTCATGTCGACGCTCGACGTCGTCGCGGGCTGCGGCGCCCGACCCGCCAACTTCCTCGACATCGGCGGCGGAGCCTCCGCCCAGATCATGGCCGACGGCCTGTCCGTCATCCTCTCCGACCCGGCCGTGAAGTCGGTCTTCGTCAACGTCTTCGGCGGCATCACGGCATGCGACGCGGTCGCCGACGGCATCGTGCAGGCGCTGGACACCGTCCGGCTGACCAAACCCCTGGTCGTCCGGCTCGACGGCAACAACGCCGCACGCGGCCGCGCGATCCTCGACGAACGCGCGCATCCCCTGGTCCAGCAGGCCACCACCATGGACGGCGCCGCCCGCACGGCCGCCGAGCTCGCCAACGCCGCCTAA
- the sucD gene encoding succinate--CoA ligase subunit alpha, giving the protein MAIYLTKESKVLVQGMTGGEGMKHTRRMLAAGTNVVGGVNPRKAGRTVDFDDRAVPVFGSVGDGMAATGADVTVVFVPPAFAKQAVVEAADAGIGLAVVITEGIPVHDSVAFTAYAKQKGTRIIGPNCPGLITPGQSNAGIIPADIAKPGRIGLVSKSGTLTYQLMYELRDIGFSTCVGIGGDPVVGTTHIDCLAAFQDDPDTELIVLIGEIGGDAEERAAAYIREHVTKPVVGYIAGFTAPEGKTMGHAGAIVSGSSGTAQAKKEALEAVGVRVGSTPTETARLVPAALEAGK; this is encoded by the coding sequence ATGGCCATCTACCTCACCAAGGAGAGCAAGGTCCTCGTCCAGGGCATGACCGGCGGCGAGGGCATGAAGCACACCCGGCGCATGCTCGCCGCCGGCACCAACGTCGTCGGCGGCGTCAACCCGCGCAAGGCGGGCCGCACCGTCGACTTCGACGACCGAGCGGTGCCCGTCTTCGGCTCGGTGGGCGACGGCATGGCGGCGACCGGAGCCGACGTGACCGTCGTCTTCGTGCCGCCCGCCTTCGCCAAGCAGGCGGTCGTCGAGGCCGCCGACGCCGGCATCGGCCTCGCCGTCGTCATCACCGAGGGCATCCCGGTCCACGACTCCGTCGCCTTCACGGCGTACGCGAAACAGAAGGGCACCCGGATCATCGGCCCCAACTGTCCCGGCCTGATCACCCCCGGCCAGTCCAACGCGGGCATCATCCCGGCCGACATCGCCAAGCCCGGCCGGATCGGACTGGTGTCGAAGTCCGGCACGCTGACGTACCAACTGATGTACGAGCTCCGCGACATCGGCTTCTCGACCTGCGTCGGCATCGGCGGCGACCCGGTCGTCGGCACCACCCACATCGACTGCCTGGCCGCCTTCCAGGACGACCCCGACACCGAACTGATCGTGCTGATCGGCGAGATCGGCGGCGACGCGGAGGAACGGGCCGCCGCGTACATCCGCGAGCACGTCACCAAGCCGGTCGTCGGCTACATCGCCGGTTTCACCGCCCCCGAGGGCAAGACGATGGGGCACGCCGGCGCCATCGTCTCCGGCTCGTCCGGCACGGCACAGGCGAAGAAGGAAGCACTGGAGGCGGTCGGCGTGCGGGTGGGGAGCACACCGACCGAGACCGCCCGCCTGGTGCCGGCCGCGCTGGAAGCCGGTAAGTGA